Proteins from a single region of Undibacterium sp. KW1:
- a CDS encoding RDD family protein, with the protein MNSDLTAPAIRRRLICMVYEAMLLFGIVFVSGFIFDVITQSRHALTLRHARQFWLFLVIGAYFVFCWSRSGQTLAMQTWRIKVVDLDGSKLPVVKAIVRYCLAWMWFLPAMALDHQLGLKEWQMAGVVIAGMLAWAYTARFDKQGQFLHDRLAKTRLIHIPSEIELKAQSGT; encoded by the coding sequence GTGAATTCTGATCTGACTGCCCCAGCCATACGCCGCCGCCTGATTTGCATGGTCTATGAAGCCATGCTGCTGTTTGGTATCGTTTTTGTCTCCGGCTTTATCTTTGATGTGATCACCCAGAGCAGGCATGCCCTGACTTTACGTCATGCCCGTCAGTTCTGGCTGTTTCTTGTCATTGGTGCATATTTCGTATTTTGCTGGAGCCGCAGCGGCCAAACTCTGGCCATGCAGACCTGGCGCATCAAGGTGGTTGATCTGGATGGCAGCAAACTCCCCGTAGTCAAGGCCATTGTGCGCTACTGCCTGGCATGGATGTGGTTTTTGCCCGCCATGGCACTGGACCATCAACTAGGCCTCAAAGAGTGGCAAATGGCTGGCGTGGTCATCGCTGGCATGCTGGCCTGGGCATACACCGCCCGTTTCGACAAGCAAGGCCAGTTCTTGCATGACCGTCTGGCCAAGACCAGATTGATCCATATTCCCTCAGAAATTGAGCTGAAAGCGCAGTCAGGGACCTGA
- the ilvC gene encoding ketol-acid reductoisomerase, translating to MKVFYDKDCDLSLIKGKNVAIIGYGSQGHAHAQNLNDSGCKVTVALRKGGASWDKAKNAGLNVAEVNDAVKAADVIMILLPDENIAQVYAENVAPHAKQGAVLAFAHGFNVHYGQVVPRADLDVIMIAPKAPGHTVRGTYSQGGGVPHLIAVYQDKSGSARDIALSYAMANGGGRAGIIETNFREETETDLFGEQAVLCGGAVELIKAGFETLVEAGYAPEMAYFECLHELKLIVDLIYEGGIANMNYSISNNAEYGEYVTGPKVVTEDTKNAMRQCLRDIQTGEYAKSFILENKAGAPTLISRRRLTAEHQIEEVGAKLRAMMPWIAKNKLVDQSKN from the coding sequence ATGAAAGTTTTCTACGACAAAGATTGTGATCTCTCCCTGATCAAAGGCAAAAACGTTGCTATCATCGGCTACGGTTCTCAAGGTCATGCACACGCACAGAACTTGAATGATTCCGGCTGTAAAGTCACTGTCGCCCTGCGTAAGGGCGGCGCTTCATGGGACAAGGCAAAAAATGCTGGCCTGAACGTGGCTGAAGTCAATGACGCAGTTAAAGCAGCTGACGTCATCATGATTTTGCTGCCAGATGAAAACATCGCCCAGGTTTACGCTGAAAACGTTGCGCCTCACGCCAAACAAGGCGCAGTACTGGCATTTGCCCACGGCTTCAATGTTCACTATGGTCAAGTTGTGCCACGCGCTGATCTGGACGTCATCATGATCGCTCCTAAAGCACCTGGCCACACTGTGCGCGGTACTTACAGTCAGGGTGGTGGTGTGCCTCACCTGATCGCTGTATATCAGGACAAATCCGGTTCTGCCCGTGACATCGCCTTGTCTTATGCGATGGCTAACGGTGGTGGCCGTGCTGGCATCATCGAAACCAACTTCCGTGAAGAAACAGAGACTGATTTGTTCGGTGAACAAGCAGTTCTGTGCGGCGGTGCGGTTGAGCTGATCAAGGCCGGTTTCGAAACCCTGGTTGAAGCTGGCTATGCACCAGAAATGGCTTACTTCGAATGTCTGCATGAATTGAAGCTGATCGTTGACCTGATCTATGAAGGCGGTATCGCCAACATGAACTACTCGATCTCCAACAATGCAGAATACGGTGAATATGTGACTGGCCCTAAAGTCGTTACAGAAGACACCAAGAATGCCATGCGCCAGTGCCTGAGAGATATTCAGACTGGTGAATACGCGAAGAGCTTCATCCTGGAAAACAAGGCAGGCGCACCGACTTTGATCTCCCGCCGTCGTTTGACTGCTGAGCACCAGATCGAAGAAGTGGGCGCGAAATTGCGTGCCATGATGCCTTGGATCGCTAAAAACAAATTGGTTGATCAATCCAAAAACTAA
- the rarD gene encoding EamA family transporter RarD has protein sequence MRQGILFAGSAYFLWGLFPIYFKTLHDVPALEILLNRMLWSLLFLVGVLTWRKQWAWVSTAVRQPKLIGGFALSAVLLSANWFVYIWAVNHGHIVDASLGYFITPLVNILIGSVLLREKLRPGQWLSVALAAVGVAWLTIQTGHLPWIGLVLAATFGTYGLLRKTSALGALEGLSLETALLFPFAFGWLCWMTLQGQNSFVASSVDIKMLLLISGPITAIPLLLFAAGARRIPMTTLGLLQYISPLVQLLLGVWLYHEPFDHNKLAGFIAIWAALFVYSAEGLWRNFRTVKIEAKQGS, from the coding sequence ATGCGCCAAGGTATTTTGTTTGCAGGCTCCGCGTATTTCCTCTGGGGCCTGTTCCCTATTTATTTCAAGACCCTGCACGACGTCCCTGCGCTGGAAATCCTGCTGAACCGCATGCTATGGTCATTGCTATTCCTGGTTGGTGTGCTGACCTGGCGCAAGCAATGGGCCTGGGTCAGCACAGCCGTCAGGCAACCAAAACTGATAGGCGGCTTTGCACTTAGCGCAGTACTTTTATCGGCCAACTGGTTTGTGTATATCTGGGCTGTCAATCATGGTCATATCGTTGATGCCAGCCTGGGTTATTTCATCACGCCTCTCGTCAATATCCTCATAGGCTCAGTCTTGCTGCGTGAGAAACTGCGTCCAGGTCAATGGCTGTCAGTAGCGCTAGCTGCTGTTGGCGTTGCCTGGCTGACCATACAGACAGGCCATCTGCCATGGATAGGCCTGGTGCTGGCAGCAACTTTTGGCACTTACGGCTTGCTGCGCAAGACTTCTGCCCTGGGCGCACTGGAAGGCTTGTCATTGGAAACCGCCCTGCTCTTCCCATTTGCCTTTGGCTGGCTATGCTGGATGACTTTGCAAGGACAAAACAGCTTCGTCGCCAGCAGCGTGGACATCAAAATGCTGCTGCTCATCAGTGGCCCTATCACTGCCATTCCCTTATTATTGTTTGCTGCTGGCGCCAGGCGCATACCGATGACGACACTGGGATTGCTGCAATACATCTCGCCGCTGGTGCAGTTATTGCTCGGCGTCTGGCTATATCATGAACCTTTCGACCACAATAAACTGGCGGGCTTTATCGCCATTTGGGCAGCACTGTTTGTCTATTCGGCAGAAGGTTTGTGGCGCAATTTCCGCACTGTCAAAATAGAAGCAAAACAAGGCAGCTAA
- the panC gene encoding pantoate--beta-alanine ligase translates to MKIISSIEELRDQLSGQLRTAFVPTMGNLHEGHLSLMRLAKKHGDPVVASIFVNRLQFGPNEDFDKYPRTFQADVEKLEKEGVYVLFAPTEKDLYPEPQEYRVRPPDDLGNILEGEFRPGFFTGVTTVVLKLFSCVQPRVAVFGKKDYQQLMIVRNMSKQFALPTEIIAAETFRAEDGLALSSRNMYLSPEERAEAPALYKVLNEVAAEVRGGHLDMFELERQAMAKLATRNWKPDYISIRKRADLQPPSAGDLAQQSPLVVVAAAKLGGTRLIDNLEI, encoded by the coding sequence ATGAAAATCATTTCCTCCATTGAAGAATTGCGCGACCAGTTAAGTGGACAATTGCGTACTGCATTTGTACCCACCATGGGCAATTTGCATGAAGGGCATTTATCCCTGATGCGGCTGGCAAAAAAACATGGCGACCCTGTAGTCGCCTCGATTTTCGTGAACCGCCTGCAGTTTGGCCCGAATGAAGATTTCGACAAATACCCACGCACTTTCCAGGCTGACGTCGAGAAGCTGGAAAAAGAAGGCGTGTATGTCCTGTTTGCACCGACTGAAAAAGACTTGTATCCAGAACCGCAAGAATACCGCGTGCGCCCACCGGATGATCTGGGCAATATCCTCGAAGGTGAATTCCGCCCTGGATTTTTCACTGGTGTCACCACCGTTGTACTAAAGCTGTTCTCTTGCGTGCAGCCACGCGTTGCCGTCTTTGGTAAAAAAGATTATCAGCAGCTCATGATCGTGCGCAATATGAGCAAACAATTTGCCTTGCCGACAGAAATCATCGCCGCCGAAACTTTCAGGGCAGAAGATGGCCTGGCACTATCTTCGCGCAATATGTATCTGTCACCCGAAGAACGCGCCGAGGCACCTGCCTTGTATAAAGTCTTGAATGAAGTCGCAGCAGAAGTACGTGGCGGCCATCTGGATATGTTTGAACTCGAACGTCAGGCCATGGCAAAACTGGCGACACGCAACTGGAAACCGGATTACATCTCGATACGCAAACGCGCCGACTTGCAACCACCATCTGCTGGCGATCTCGCCCAGCAATCACCGCTGGTGGTAGTCGCTGCCGCCAAACTGGGTGGCACACGCCTGATCGACAATCTGGAAATCTGA
- the ilvN gene encoding acetolactate synthase small subunit translates to MRHIISILLENEAGALSRVVGLFSARGYNIETLTVAPTEDATLSRMTIVTSGSDDIIEQITKHLNRLIEVVKVVDLTEGAHIERELMLIKVRAVGKEREEMKRTADIFRGRIIDVTEKTYTIELTGNKGKLDAFIDSIDRTAILETVRTGGSGIGRGERILKV, encoded by the coding sequence ATGAGACATATTATTTCCATCCTTCTTGAGAATGAAGCCGGTGCCTTGTCACGCGTGGTAGGTCTGTTTTCTGCCCGTGGTTACAATATTGAAACCCTGACCGTTGCACCGACTGAAGATGCGACCCTGTCGCGTATGACCATCGTGACCTCCGGCTCTGACGACATCATCGAACAGATCACCAAGCATTTGAACCGCCTGATTGAGGTGGTCAAGGTGGTTGATCTGACCGAGGGCGCGCACATAGAACGCGAACTGATGCTGATCAAGGTAAGAGCGGTCGGCAAGGAGCGCGAAGAAATGAAGCGCACCGCAGATATTTTCCGTGGCCGCATCATCGACGTCACCGAAAAGACCTACACCATAGAATTGACCGGTAATAAAGGTAAATTGGATGCTTTCATCGATTCAATCGACCGCACGGCAATTCTGGAAACGGTACGTACCGGTGGTTCAGGCATAGGGCGCGGCGAACGCATCCTCAAGGTTTAA
- a CDS encoding RNA polymerase sigma factor produces the protein MATDKELSSFLEGVERRAFKHAVYTVRNEESALDIVQEAMIKLAEKYGDKPAAELPMLFQRILQNTILDFFRREKVRNTWVSLFSSITPSNNQDDDSFDLLESYAEEGSESSESSADKIEREQVLNIIDEEIKKLPARQREAFLMRYWEDMDVAETAAAMGCSEGSVKTHCSRATHALAVTLKAKGIHL, from the coding sequence ATGGCCACAGACAAAGAATTATCCAGCTTTTTGGAAGGTGTCGAACGACGCGCTTTCAAACATGCTGTCTATACGGTAAGAAATGAAGAGTCTGCTCTGGACATTGTCCAGGAAGCAATGATCAAGCTCGCCGAAAAATACGGCGACAAACCGGCGGCAGAATTGCCCATGCTGTTCCAGCGCATACTGCAAAACACTATCCTGGATTTTTTTCGTCGGGAAAAGGTCAGAAACACCTGGGTCAGCTTGTTTTCCAGCATTACGCCGTCAAATAACCAGGACGACGATAGTTTTGACTTACTGGAAAGTTATGCTGAAGAAGGCTCGGAATCATCCGAGTCCAGTGCCGACAAGATAGAACGTGAGCAAGTTCTTAACATAATTGACGAAGAAATAAAAAAACTTCCAGCACGTCAACGGGAAGCATTCCTCATGCGTTACTGGGAAGACATGGATGTAGCGGAAACCGCCGCTGCAATGGGTTGCTCAGAAGGTAGCGTCAAAACACACTGCTCCAGGGCAACACACGCATTGGCCGTCACGCTCAAGGCGAAAGGAATACACCTATGA
- a CDS encoding DUF3106 domain-containing protein: MTFALIPNTVCLIILSLAIPLAFAGGISVPASNPQSTAKASTGLLGGSTLSKPLWTELSAAQKQALAPLSPEWDKMSELGKKKWLGIADRYATMKPDEQARLQERMRDWVKLTPEQRMAARENYAKSTQLKPEHKSAQWQQYQQLSEEEKKRLADENQKKKSVTNLPSESVKNPKILAPIKVGPTPSTTSAPAVKVITPPATVIAAPVASSVIATPASTATDSTAASAPASQNK, encoded by the coding sequence GTGACGTTTGCGTTAATACCGAATACTGTTTGTCTCATTATTCTGTCTCTTGCAATACCGCTGGCTTTTGCTGGCGGTATTTCTGTTCCTGCGTCCAATCCACAAAGCACAGCTAAAGCCAGCACTGGCCTGCTGGGTGGCAGCACTTTGAGCAAACCGCTGTGGACAGAACTCAGTGCCGCACAGAAACAGGCTTTGGCACCATTGAGTCCGGAATGGGACAAGATGTCAGAACTCGGTAAGAAAAAATGGCTGGGTATCGCCGATCGTTACGCAACGATGAAGCCGGACGAGCAAGCCAGGCTGCAAGAGCGCATGCGCGACTGGGTCAAACTGACCCCTGAGCAACGCATGGCTGCCCGCGAAAACTATGCAAAATCAACGCAACTCAAGCCTGAGCACAAGTCGGCCCAATGGCAACAATATCAACAGCTGAGTGAAGAAGAAAAAAAACGCCTCGCAGATGAAAACCAGAAAAAGAAAAGTGTGACCAATCTGCCATCGGAATCTGTCAAGAATCCGAAAATTCTGGCCCCAATCAAGGTAGGCCCGACGCCGTCCACCACATCAGCGCCAGCAGTTAAAGTAATTACACCGCCTGCAACAGTGATTGCAGCTCCAGTCGCTTCATCTGTCATTGCCACACCGGCATCTACCGCTACCGATAGCACTGCTGCCAGCGCACCTGCGTCCCAAAACAAGTAA
- a CDS encoding TetR/AcrR family transcriptional regulator: MQHKAPRRTRERILELSLRLFNEFGEPNITTTVIAEEMNISPGNLYYHFRNKDDIVNSIFVQFEAEINKKLAFPEGRKANIQDIWTYLHLTFELVWRYRFFYRDLNDLLSRNRKLELNFKEILMHKIKVATELCNGLRADGEFEASDIDIDALATNMVVVATYWLSYEYVRNPRKYTELQTMSESLARGCYQVIVLISPYLRGETKNVFEKLSQDYLRKINPA; the protein is encoded by the coding sequence ATGCAACACAAAGCTCCTCGTCGCACCAGGGAACGCATACTAGAGTTATCCCTGCGCCTTTTCAATGAATTCGGTGAACCCAATATCACCACGACCGTGATTGCTGAGGAAATGAATATTTCCCCGGGCAATCTGTATTATCATTTCCGCAACAAAGATGATATCGTCAATTCTATCTTTGTGCAGTTCGAGGCAGAGATCAACAAGAAGCTCGCGTTCCCTGAAGGGCGCAAAGCCAATATCCAGGATATCTGGACTTACCTGCACCTGACCTTTGAACTGGTCTGGCGCTATCGCTTTTTTTATCGCGACCTCAATGACTTGCTCTCCAGAAACCGCAAGCTCGAACTCAACTTCAAAGAAATACTGATGCACAAGATCAAGGTCGCGACCGAATTGTGCAATGGCTTGCGCGCCGATGGTGAGTTTGAAGCCAGCGACATCGATATCGATGCACTGGCCACCAATATGGTGGTTGTCGCAACTTACTGGCTGTCGTATGAATATGTGCGCAATCCGCGCAAATATACTGAACTGCAAACCATGTCAGAGTCGCTGGCACGTGGCTGCTACCAGGTGATTGTGCTGATCAGCCCTTACCTGCGTGGCGAAACCAAGAACGTCTTTGAGAAACTGTCGCAAGACTATTTGCGCAAGATCAATCCAGCATGA
- a CDS encoding TIGR00730 family Rossman fold protein produces MKNICVYCGSSPGITADYAIAARQLAAELVRQNLGLVYGGGNVGLMGVIADEVMRLGGIVTGVIPKALMDKEVGHTGLSSLYVVANMHERKAMMADLSDAFIAMPGGIGTLEELFEMLTWSQLGFHEKPVGLYNINDFYQKLHDFLLHTVEQGFLRPGHLDLLYMETDPARLLQKFANYRPVHVKKWLEVKDL; encoded by the coding sequence ATGAAGAATATTTGCGTCTATTGCGGCTCTTCGCCAGGCATTACGGCAGACTATGCCATTGCAGCACGCCAACTGGCTGCTGAACTGGTCAGGCAAAACCTTGGCCTGGTGTATGGCGGTGGCAATGTTGGCCTCATGGGTGTCATTGCCGATGAAGTCATGCGCCTGGGCGGCATAGTCACGGGTGTCATCCCTAAAGCGCTGATGGATAAAGAAGTTGGCCATACTGGCCTGAGCTCCCTGTATGTCGTTGCCAATATGCATGAACGCAAGGCCATGATGGCCGATTTGTCGGATGCCTTCATCGCCATGCCTGGCGGCATAGGCACACTCGAAGAATTATTTGAAATGCTGACTTGGTCTCAACTGGGTTTTCATGAAAAACCTGTTGGTTTATATAATATCAATGATTTTTACCAAAAACTGCATGATTTTCTCTTGCACACGGTAGAACAGGGCTTCTTGCGGCCTGGCCACCTGGACTTGCTTTATATGGAAACCGACCCAGCCCGGCTCTTGCAGAAGTTTGCCAACTATCGCCCAGTGCACGTGAAAAAATGGCTGGAAGTCAAAGACCTTTGA
- a CDS encoding DUF3619 family protein, which produces MNYSKEAKDLEFAYKVRRALNESAESLPAPTLDRLAQARKAALARKKQEAPAAVQVFKGVFAGNSGFSFQGPGSWMGKLGLALPLLVLVVGLLGIYEYEQQQNINELADIDTAVLVDELPPAAYVDTGFSAYLNKTEE; this is translated from the coding sequence ATGAATTACTCAAAAGAAGCAAAAGACCTTGAGTTTGCCTACAAGGTAAGACGGGCTCTGAATGAGTCTGCAGAAAGCCTGCCTGCTCCTACTCTGGACAGGTTGGCGCAAGCACGCAAGGCGGCTTTGGCACGCAAAAAGCAGGAAGCGCCTGCGGCAGTACAGGTATTCAAGGGCGTATTCGCTGGCAACTCTGGCTTTTCTTTCCAGGGACCAGGTTCCTGGATGGGCAAACTGGGCCTGGCTCTGCCTTTGCTGGTGCTGGTTGTCGGCTTGCTGGGCATTTATGAATACGAGCAACAGCAAAACATTAATGAACTGGCAGATATTGATACTGCCGTCCTGGTGGATGAATTACCGCCAGCCGCCTATGTTGATACCGGGTTCAGTGCTTATTTGAACAAAACGGAGGAGTAG
- a CDS encoding acetolactate synthase 3 catalytic subunit, producing the protein MSSEFTGAEILVKCLAEEGVEHVFGYPGGAVLYIYDAIFNQDKFQHILVRHEQAAVHAADAYSRSSNKVGVALVTSGPGVTNAVTGLATAYMDSIPMVIISGQVPSAVIGQDAFQECDTVGITRPCVKHNFLVKDVRDLAETVKKAFYIATTGRPGPVLVDIPKDISMHKTTYSYPKEVEMRSYKPVDKGHAGQIRKAVQLLLQAERPMIYTGGGVILAHAAPELNKLVDLLGFPCTNTLMGLGAYRASDEKFVGMPGMHGTYEANMAMQHCDVLIAIGARFDDRVIGNPKHFASHPRKIIHIDIDPSSISKRVKVDIPIVGNVKDVLQEMLSQLSTVETRPDPKALAAWWKQVNEWRGRECLKYPTSNEVIKPQSVVEKVWEVTKGDAFVTSDVGQHQMWAAQYYRFDKPRRWINSGGLGTMGVGLPYAMGVQMANPDATVACITGEASIQMCIQELATCKQYHLTPKIILLNNRFLGMVRQWQQIDYGSRYSESYMDSLPDFTKLVEAYGHVGMKIENPADVDGAVREAFAMKDRLVFMNFITDQTENVWPMVKAGKGLTEMLLGSEDL; encoded by the coding sequence ATGAGTTCAGAATTTACAGGCGCAGAGATACTTGTCAAGTGTCTGGCCGAAGAGGGTGTTGAGCACGTATTCGGATATCCGGGCGGTGCCGTACTCTATATCTATGACGCGATTTTCAATCAGGACAAGTTTCAACACATCCTGGTGCGTCACGAGCAGGCTGCAGTACATGCTGCTGATGCTTATTCCCGTTCCTCCAATAAAGTAGGCGTGGCCTTGGTCACTTCCGGACCTGGCGTTACCAATGCGGTAACCGGCCTGGCAACTGCTTATATGGATTCGATTCCCATGGTGATCATTTCAGGTCAGGTGCCCAGTGCCGTTATCGGCCAGGATGCTTTCCAGGAATGTGACACCGTTGGCATTACCCGTCCTTGCGTCAAGCATAATTTTTTGGTGAAAGACGTCAGGGACCTGGCCGAGACCGTCAAAAAAGCATTCTATATAGCAACGACAGGTCGTCCTGGCCCTGTGCTGGTTGATATCCCTAAAGATATCAGCATGCACAAAACTACCTATAGCTACCCTAAAGAAGTCGAAATGCGCTCTTACAAGCCAGTCGACAAAGGGCATGCAGGTCAAATTCGCAAGGCTGTGCAATTGCTGTTGCAGGCTGAGCGTCCCATGATTTATACCGGTGGCGGCGTGATACTCGCGCATGCGGCGCCGGAATTGAACAAGCTGGTCGATTTGCTGGGCTTCCCATGTACCAATACCCTGATGGGTCTGGGTGCTTATCGTGCCAGTGATGAAAAATTCGTCGGTATGCCAGGCATGCATGGTACTTACGAAGCCAATATGGCCATGCAGCACTGTGACGTGCTGATCGCCATTGGCGCCCGTTTTGATGACCGCGTGATTGGCAATCCCAAGCATTTTGCCTCGCATCCACGCAAGATCATTCATATTGATATTGATCCATCGTCGATTTCCAAGCGCGTCAAGGTTGATATTCCTATCGTAGGTAATGTCAAAGACGTGTTGCAGGAAATGCTGTCGCAACTGAGTACGGTTGAGACACGTCCTGATCCCAAGGCACTGGCCGCCTGGTGGAAGCAGGTCAATGAATGGCGTGGTCGTGAATGCCTGAAATACCCGACTTCGAATGAAGTCATCAAGCCACAGTCCGTGGTTGAAAAAGTTTGGGAAGTCACCAAGGGCGATGCCTTTGTGACCTCAGACGTAGGCCAGCATCAGATGTGGGCAGCACAATACTATCGCTTCGACAAACCACGTCGCTGGATCAATTCCGGTGGTCTGGGTACCATGGGCGTAGGTTTGCCGTATGCCATGGGTGTGCAGATGGCCAACCCTGATGCGACTGTTGCCTGTATCACTGGCGAAGCCTCGATACAGATGTGTATACAAGAGCTGGCAACCTGCAAGCAATATCACCTGACACCAAAAATTATCTTGTTGAACAACCGTTTCCTTGGCATGGTCAGGCAGTGGCAGCAGATTGATTATGGTTCACGTTATTCCGAGTCTTATATGGACTCTTTGCCTGATTTCACCAAGCTGGTGGAAGCCTATGGTCACGTCGGCATGAAGATAGAAAACCCGGCAGACGTCGATGGCGCCGTGCGTGAAGCCTTTGCCATGAAAGACAGGCTGGTATTCATGAATTTCATTACTGATCAAACCGAAAATGTCTGGCCTATGGTCAAGGCAGGCAAGGGCTTGACTGAAATGTTGCTGGGTTCGGAGGATCTGTAA
- a CDS encoding cobalamin-binding protein, with protein sequence MRRFQLLTGSLALAACLTGSLASTSSYAAITVLDDAQRPVTLEKPAQRVVSLAPHITEMLFEAGAANNIIAVTDYSDYPEAAKKLPSIGNIFALDLERLLSLKPDLVIVWGTGNAKILANKLRSNHITVFESEPHNFEMVATSIERLATLAGTESTGKANAQKFRQRLDNLRKTYQLPAGAAPVSVYYQMIRRPLMTINDTHMVSDSIRLCGGKNVFGQLKELSSTITNEAVLAANPDVIFSSGENIDSMADWKQYPILTAVKKNNFYTVKGDWLNRAGPRILDGTEALCKHLATARSK encoded by the coding sequence ATGCGTCGTTTTCAATTGCTAACAGGCAGCCTTGCACTTGCAGCCTGCCTGACTGGGAGTCTTGCATCAACCAGTTCGTATGCTGCCATCACGGTACTGGATGATGCACAACGCCCAGTCACGCTAGAAAAACCTGCGCAACGCGTCGTCAGCCTGGCACCGCATATCACTGAGATGCTGTTCGAGGCAGGCGCGGCAAATAACATCATCGCAGTGACTGATTACAGTGACTATCCCGAGGCTGCGAAAAAACTGCCATCGATAGGTAATATTTTTGCACTGGACCTGGAGCGTCTGCTCTCCCTCAAGCCAGATCTGGTCATCGTCTGGGGTACGGGTAATGCAAAAATCCTGGCCAATAAATTGCGCAGCAACCACATTACAGTGTTTGAAAGTGAGCCCCATAATTTTGAAATGGTGGCAACTTCGATAGAAAGACTGGCGACACTGGCTGGCACTGAAAGTACTGGTAAAGCCAATGCCCAAAAATTCAGGCAGCGTCTCGACAATCTGCGCAAGACTTATCAATTGCCAGCAGGGGCAGCGCCGGTCAGCGTGTATTATCAAATGATACGCAGGCCTTTAATGACCATCAATGACACGCATATGGTGTCTGACTCCATACGTCTGTGCGGCGGCAAAAATGTGTTTGGCCAGCTCAAAGAGTTAAGCTCCACCATCACCAATGAAGCAGTGCTGGCGGCGAACCCTGATGTCATCTTCAGCAGCGGTGAAAATATCGACAGCATGGCAGACTGGAAGCAATACCCGATACTGACAGCCGTAAAGAAAAACAACTTCTACACAGTCAAAGGTGACTGGCTGAATCGCGCCGGGCCACGCATACTCGATGGTACAGAAGCACTATGCAAACACCTGGCCACAGCAAGAAGCAAATAG
- a CDS encoding DUF3460 family protein: MKFSKQFSLYESEATNFIKDLKKANPALEQSQRDGRALLWDKQAIDLDTQKRNLESRINQQAYVYQNKG; encoded by the coding sequence ATGAAATTCTCCAAGCAATTCTCTTTGTACGAATCCGAAGCAACCAACTTCATCAAAGACCTGAAAAAAGCCAATCCTGCGCTGGAACAAAGCCAGCGCGATGGCCGTGCCCTGCTGTGGGACAAGCAAGCGATAGATCTGGATACGCAAAAACGCAATCTGGAATCGCGCATTAACCAGCAAGCCTACGTGTATCAAAACAAAGGCTAA